The proteins below come from a single Cervus elaphus chromosome 4, mCerEla1.1, whole genome shotgun sequence genomic window:
- the LOC122692498 gene encoding cationic amino acid transporter 3-like translates to MLRQYVRQFVQKLVRRRPLEPREESESRRAPLSTLGLVLLGVGRTLGAGVYVLTGVMAMFITGPAIIISFSVVALSSVLSGLCYAELWAWVPHSCSAYLYSYVTMGELHAFVIGWNLLLYLVAAASCLTRAWSYTFDSLIGNHISQALERTFSPHMPSFLAPYPDFISLGLVLLMTGLLVRGAHVTTLIFKVSTGLNLFVPIFMILSGFIKGDLHNWQLTEQDYRANISGSSSTFSLGPLGSGGFVPFGFEGILQGAAILFTSYFDVHAIVTAGKQAPNPQCSIPLSMVISIFIGFLAYSGVSAALTLMVPYYQIYPYSPLLQAFLHVGWASAKYAMAVVFLCTLLYSLLGSMFPMFQLICTMADDGFLFRRLTQINACIHPPIMAIMASGILTGFMASLLRILDLVKLMSTGVLPAYTLMAVSILVLRYQPDQNLSKNEKVEEEIEISDHEASPSEPVPEAGTSSILKTLWYPTSPIPTRKSSQIVCGCAFLLVLLLTILSLILAQWPSHVFSGDPVLTTVAVLLLLLITGATVIIWRQPQSPSPLHFRVSALPVFPLVSIFVNIYLMMHLDTGTWVQFGIWMGIGSVIYFGYGIRHSFEEKNEQQPPASTSQMLDKNIPSVESS, encoded by the exons ATGCTGCGTCAGTATGTTCGCCAGTTTGTTCAGAAGCTGGTCCGCAGGCGGCCACTGGAGCCCCGGGAGGAGTCTGAGAGTCGCAGAGCTCCGCTGAGCACCCTCGGCCTGGTGCTCTTGGGCGTGGGCAGGACTCTGGGCGCTGGTGTGTACGTCCTGACAGGCGTCATGGCCATGTTCATCACTGGACCGGCGATCATCATCTCCTTTTCGGTGGTCGCCCTGTCTTCTGTGTTGTCTGGACTCTGCTATGCCGAACTTTGGGCTTGGGTACCACACTCCTGTTCTGCGTATCTCTACAGCTACGTCACCATGGGAGAACTCCACGCCTTCGTCATTGGTTGGAACCTCTTACTGTATTTAGTGGCTG CCGCTTCCTGTTTGACCAGGGCTTGGAGCTACACCTTTGACAGCCTCATTGGGAACCACATCTCTCAGGCATTAGAGAGAACTTTCTCTCCACATATGCCCTCTTTCCTGGCCCCGTACCCAGACTTTATTTCCCTGGGCCTGGTGCTGCTGATGACTG GACTACTGGTTCGGGGTGCTCATGTGACAACCCTGATTTTCAAAGTGTCCACAGGCTTGAACCTTTTTGTTCCCATCTTCATGATCCTCTCTGGCTTCATTAAGGGAGACCTGCACAACTGGCAGCTCACAGAACAGGACTACAGAGCTAACATATCTGGATCCAGCAGCACCTTTAG CTTGGGCCCTCTGGGTTCTGGAGGGTTTGTGCCGTTTGGCTTTGAAGGGATTCTCCAAGGAGCAGCTATACTTTTCACCTCATATTTTGATGTTCATGCTATTGTCACTGCAG GAAAACAAGCCCCAAATCCTCAGTGTTCCATCCCCTTGAGCATGGTGATCTCCATCTTCATCGGCTTTCTGGCGTACTCTGGTGTCTCAGCAGCGCTCACCCTCATGGTGCCCTACTACCAGATTTACCCTTACAGCCCCTTACTGCAGGCTTTTCTCCATGTAGGATGGGCTTCTGCCAAATATGCCATGGCTGTTGTCTTCCTGTGTACCCTTTTATACAG CCTCCTGGGCTCCATGTTCCCCATGTTTCAGTTGATCTGCACAATGGCAGATGATGGGTTCCTTTTCCGGAGACTTACTCAGATCAACGCCTGCATACACCCCCCCATCATGGCCATCATGGCTTCTGGAATTCTTACAG GGTTCATGGCATCACTCCTCAGGATCCTCGATCTGGTGAAACTCATGTCAACCGGGGTCCTGCCTGCTTACACTCTTATGGCTGTTTCCATACTTGTCCTCAG GTACCAACCAGACCAAAATTTAAGCAAGAATGAGAAAGTAGAGGAGGAAATTGAGATTTCTGATCATGAAGCAAGTCCTTCAGAACCTGTACCTGAAGCTGGAACCTCAAGCATTCTGAAGACTCTGTGGTACCCTACCAGCCCCATTCCCACCCGGAAATCTAGCCAGATTGTCTGTGGATGTGCCTTCCTGCTCG TTCTCCTGCTGACTATCCTGAGCCTGATCCTGGCCCAGTGGCCCAGCCACGTGTTCTCTGGAGACCCCGTGCTCACAACAGtggctgtgctgctgctgctgctcatcaCTGGGGCCACGGTCATCATCTGGAGGCAGCCCCAGAGCCCCTCTCCTCTTCACTTCAGG GTCTCTGCTTTGCCTGTCTTCCCTCTGGTGAGCATTTTTGTGAACATTTACCTGATGATGCACTTGGACACTGGGACCTGGGTCCAATTTGGCATCTGGATGGGGATTG GATCTGTCATATACTTTGGATATGGGATCCGACACAGCTTCgaggagaaaaatgaacaacAGCCACCAGCCTCCACCTCCCAGATGCTGGACAAAAACATTCCCAGTGTTGAATCGTCTTaa